One Myxococcaceae bacterium JPH2 genomic window, CCGAGCACTTCGAGTCCCGCGTGCGCCAGCGCGTGCGTCAGCGCCGCACCTACGTGCTGGAGGAGAAGGGCGAGCTCGTGTTCAAGGTCGACATCGGCAGCCGCTCGCAATACGGCGCCGAGCTGGAGGGCCTCTACACCCTGCCCTCCGAGCGTCACCAGGGCCACGCCACGCTGTGCCTGGGCCAGATTTCCCGGCACCTCCTGTCCTCGCTGCCTCGGCTGACGCTGCGAGTGGATGAGCGCGACGAGCGCGCCGCGCGCATCGCGCGCAAGGTGGGCTACCTGGCGGGCCGCACGCAGCGCCTGGTGCTGGTCGAGTGAGTTACAGTCCGCGCGCCCCATGAGCCGTCCCACGCCGACCCGCCGTCCCCTCTCTGGAGAGGGCCCCGTCATCCTCCACGCCGCCACCGACCCGCGGTGGCTCCCCCTGGCCCTCGAGCGCTTCGACGAGGTGCTCGTCGACCACGCCCACTGCGAGAAGAAGGCCGCGGCCAACGCGCTGTCCATGCTCCAGGCGTACCCGGACCTGCCGGGGCTGCCGGCGCAGATGGCTCGGCTGGCGCGCGAGGAGAGCGCCCACCTGGCGCGCGTGCTGGACTTGATGGCCGAGCGCGGCTTGACGCTGACCAAGGACGCGGGTGACCCGTACGCGCAGGCCCTCCAGAAGCAGGTGCGCACGCCCGGCCCCGAGCGCCGCGTGGACCGACTGCTCGTGGCCGCCATCATCGAGGCCCGCTCCTGTGAGCGGCTGTCGCTCCTGGCCGAGGGCCTCACGGACCCCGCCCTCGCCCGCTTCTACGGCGAGCTGGCGCAGTCCGAGGACGGGCACCAGTCCCTCTTCTTCCGCCTCGCTGTGACTGCGTCCGGAGGAGACGAGGCCGCCGTGCGCGCCCGCATGGAGACGCTGCTCGCCCGCGAGGCGGAGGTCATCACCGAAGTGGGCCTGCGCGCCGCCATCCACTGAGCCGTGAGCCTCAGGGCTGGAAGGGCCACATCCAGGGCACGGCCACCGCGAGCAGCACGAGCAGCACCACGGTGAGCGGCGTGCCCAGGCGAAAGAAGTCACTGAAGCGATAGTGCCCGGGCCCGTAGACGAGCACACAGCTCGGCTCCAGCGGGGTGATGAACGAGCAGCTCGCGGCCAGCGCCACGCCCATGG contains:
- a CDS encoding tRNA-(ms[2]io[6]A)-hydroxylase, translating into MSRPTPTRRPLSGEGPVILHAATDPRWLPLALERFDEVLVDHAHCEKKAAANALSMLQAYPDLPGLPAQMARLAREESAHLARVLDLMAERGLTLTKDAGDPYAQALQKQVRTPGPERRVDRLLVAAIIEARSCERLSLLAEGLTDPALARFYGELAQSEDGHQSLFFRLAVTASGGDEAAVRARMETLLAREAEVITEVGLRAAIH